The following coding sequences are from one Vulpes vulpes isolate BD-2025 chromosome 12, VulVul3, whole genome shotgun sequence window:
- the ATG4C gene encoding cysteine protease ATG4C isoform X5 produces the protein MEATGTDEVDKLKTKFISAWNNMKYNENKLLPARSGCTIEDHVIAGNVEEFRKDFISRIWLTYREEFPQIEGSAFTTDCGWGCTLRTGQMLLAQGLILHFLGRAWTWPDALNIENSDSDSWTSNTVKKFTASFEASLSGESELNTPTVSQKETIRRHSDDHEMRNEIYHRKIISWFGDSPLALFGLHQLIKYGKKSGKKAGDWYGPAVVAHILRKAVEEARHPDLQGITIYVAQDCTVYSSDVIDKQCTSMASDNTDDKAVIILIPVRLGGERTNIDYLDFVKGILSLEYCVGIIGGKPKQSYYFAGFQDDSLIYMDPHYCQSFVDVSIKDFPLETFHCPSPKKMSFRKMDPSCTIGFYCRNVQDFKRASEEITKSSSSPLDAFPQITGDLLCLFILKSEAPKRC, from the exons atgaaaatAAACTGTTACCTGCAAGATCAGGATGTACAATAGAAGATCATGTAATTGCGGGAAATGTAGAAGAATTtcgtaaagattttatttcaagaatatgGTTGACCTACAGGGAAGAATTTCCTCAAATAGAAGGCTCGGCCTTCACGACAGACTGTGGTTGGGGCTGCACATTAAGAACTGGCCAGATGCTACTGGCTCAAGGACTCATACTGCACTTTCTTGGTAGAG CTTGGACCTGGCCTGATGCTTTGAACATTGAAAATTCAGACTCTGACTCATGGACTTCCAACACTGTTAAAAAATTTACTGCATCATTTGAAGCATCACTTTCAGGGGAAAGTGAACTCAATACCCCTACAGTTTCTCAGAAGGAAACAATCAGGAGACATTCTGATGATCATGAAATGCGAAATGAAATTTATCACAGGAAAATCATCTCTTGGTTTGGTGATTCCCCTTTGGCTCTCTTTGGTTTACATCAActaataaaatatggaaagaagtCTGGGAAAAAAGCCGGAGATTGGTATGGACCAGCTGTGGTTGCTCACATCTTAAG aaaagcagtTGAAGAAGCAAGACACCCTGATTTACAAGGAATAACTATTTATGTTGCACAGGATTGTACAG tttacaGTTCTGATGTAATTGATAAACAATGCACTTCCATGGCCTCTGATAATACAGATGACAAAGCTGTTATTATTCTAATCCCTGTTAGACTTGGTGGGGAAAGAACCAACATCGACTACTTAGATTTTGTAAAG GGTATTTTAAGCCTTGAATATTGTGTGGGTATTATTGGTGGCAAACCTAAGCAGTCATACTACTTTGCTGGATTTCAAG ATGACAGTTTGATTTACATGGATCCTCATTACTGCCAATCTTTTGTAGACGTCAGCATAAAGGATTTCCCTCTTGAG ACATTCCACTGCCCTTCTCCCAAAAAGATGTCATTTCGAAAAATGGATCCTAGCTGTACAATAGGATTTTACTGTCGAAATGTTCAGGACTTCAAACGAGCTTCTGAAGAAATCACTAAg tcTTCCAGTTCTCCATTGGATGCTTTTCCTCAAATAACTGGTGACCTTCTGTGTCTGTTTATACTTAAGAGTGAGGCACCAAAGAG